Genomic segment of Acidobacteriota bacterium:
GGATGGCAACTACATCCTGCTCACGGTGGAAGGGAGCGGACAGACGGTGCTCGAGTTGGAGCGCCGCTTGCGCGTCTCCGAGCCGGTGATCAAGTTCATCACCGTACGCATCGACGAGGAGCAGAAGCGCCTCGACAAGGTGAAGAAGATCCGCGCCACGCGCGTGAAGCGTGTGCCCGCACCGCCGCTTACCCCGGCCGTTCCGGCTGCAGAAGCCGCGACGGGCGCGGATGCTGCGCCCGCAACGACCACGGTCTAGCGGGGCGGTCGGTTGCAGGGTGGCGCCAGCCGTCTCTTGCAAGAGCGGGAGCGCCGCAGCGCTAACAGCGAAGAAATCTGGATCAGGAGATTTATGGCAGACGAAGTGAAGACACCGAACGAAGCTCCCGCCACGAAGGCGGAGCCAACTACCACGCCGGCGGCGGCGTCCCCGTCACC
This window contains:
- the rpsF gene encoding 30S ribosomal protein S6, which translates into the protein MNRLYEVMFIVRPDIADEEIDKLVSGFEASVGSAGGSVQKIDRMGKRRLAYNVQRFQDGNYILLTVEGSGQTVLELERRLRVSEPVIKFITVRIDEEQKRLDKVKKIRATRVKRVPAPPLTPAVPAAEAATGADAAPATTTV